In Paracoccus fistulariae, a single window of DNA contains:
- a CDS encoding sulfate ABC transporter substrate-binding protein has product MKTRLTTALALILGLAGPAAAQDDSILNVSYDIARELFAEINPAFAAQWQETSGRSVAIEQSHAGSSKQARAILEGLPADVVTFNQVTDIDVLAEGGMVDENWRDAFPNDASPYYSLPAFLVREGNPKGIEDWDDLTRDGVQVIFPNPKTSGNARYTYLAAYAFALKQNGGDAEQAQDFVRKIFANVPVFDTGGRAATATFAERGLGDVLITFEAETGGIAQQYADENFQRVTPSLSVLAEFPVAIVTENAKRKGSEEVSKAYLDYLYTPEAQRILGRHFYRLNNPEIAAEFAADFPEVELVTVDDVFGGWDQARAEHFDEGGILDKVFVNQ; this is encoded by the coding sequence GTGAAAACCCGTTTGACGACTGCCCTTGCGCTGATCCTTGGCCTTGCAGGCCCTGCTGCCGCGCAGGACGATTCAATCCTGAATGTCTCTTATGACATCGCCCGCGAGCTTTTCGCCGAGATCAATCCCGCCTTCGCCGCCCAGTGGCAAGAGACATCGGGCCGCAGCGTGGCGATTGAACAATCCCACGCCGGCTCTTCGAAACAGGCCCGCGCCATTCTGGAAGGGCTGCCCGCCGATGTGGTGACCTTCAATCAGGTCACCGATATCGATGTGCTGGCCGAGGGCGGCATGGTGGATGAAAACTGGCGCGATGCCTTTCCCAACGATGCCTCGCCCTATTACTCGCTGCCCGCCTTTCTGGTGCGCGAGGGCAATCCGAAGGGGATCGAGGATTGGGACGATCTGACCCGCGATGGCGTTCAGGTGATCTTTCCCAACCCGAAAACCAGCGGCAATGCGCGCTATACCTATCTGGCGGCCTATGCCTTTGCGCTGAAGCAGAATGGCGGCGATGCGGAACAGGCGCAGGATTTCGTGCGCAAGATCTTTGCCAATGTGCCGGTCTTCGACACCGGCGGACGCGCCGCCACCGCGACCTTTGCCGAGCGTGGCCTGGGCGATGTGCTGATCACCTTCGAGGCCGAAACCGGCGGCATCGCCCAGCAATATGCGGATGAGAATTTCCAGCGCGTCACGCCCTCGCTGTCGGTCCTGGCCGAATTCCCGGTTGCCATCGTCACCGAAAACGCCAAGCGCAAGGGCAGCGAAGAGGTGTCCAAGGCCTATCTGGATTACCTCTATACGCCCGAGGCGCAGCGCATTCTGGGCCGGCATTTCTATCGCCTGAACAACCCCGAGATCGCGGCCGAATTCGCCGCCGATTTCCCCGAGGTCGAACTGGTCACGGTGGATGATGTCTTTGGTGGCTGGGATCAGGCCCGGGCCGAGCATTTCGATGAGGGCGGCATTCTGGACAAGGTCTTTGTGAACCAATGA
- a CDS encoding sulfate/molybdate ABC transporter ATP-binding protein codes for MSLAMSNITRRFGQTEVLRGIDLTVDKGELVALLGPSGSGKTTLLRIIAGLDWPDAGSLAFDGDDWLARSAAQRRIGMVFQHYALFPHMTVQDNIAFGLTVLPRGQRPGKAQIAETVQRLLSFLQIAQLADRYPSELSGGQRQRVALGRAMAIEPRVLLLDEPFGALDAQVRRDLRRWLRNVHDSAGTTTIFVTHDQEEAFELADRVVVMNGGVIEQTGRPDQIYDHPATPFVARFLGLTVELPVTMQAGRAQAPGFDLTALARRALPDGPATLFLRPADIRPVADPAAPFRLTEIASTGALRRMVAENDSGCRIESELARRDCQGLETGMPVSLSALAGQIFSRTASPGATAPFAADDHIPHALKENRL; via the coding sequence ATGTCGCTTGCCATGTCGAATATCACCCGCCGTTTCGGCCAGACAGAGGTTCTGCGCGGGATCGATCTGACCGTCGACAAGGGCGAACTGGTCGCGCTTCTGGGGCCTTCGGGGTCGGGCAAGACGACATTGCTGCGCATCATCGCCGGGCTGGACTGGCCGGATGCGGGAAGCCTGGCCTTTGACGGTGACGACTGGCTGGCGCGCTCGGCCGCGCAGCGCCGGATTGGCATGGTGTTTCAGCATTATGCCCTGTTCCCGCATATGACGGTGCAGGACAATATCGCCTTCGGCCTGACCGTGCTGCCGCGCGGGCAGCGGCCCGGCAAGGCGCAGATCGCGGAGACGGTGCAGCGCCTGCTGTCCTTCTTGCAGATCGCGCAACTGGCCGACCGCTATCCGTCCGAACTTTCGGGCGGGCAGCGGCAGCGCGTGGCCCTTGGCCGCGCCATGGCGATCGAGCCGCGCGTGCTGTTGCTGGATGAACCCTTTGGCGCGCTGGATGCACAGGTGCGTCGCGATCTGCGCCGCTGGTTGCGCAATGTCCATGACAGCGCCGGCACCACCACGATTTTCGTCACCCATGATCAGGAAGAGGCTTTTGAGCTGGCCGACCGCGTCGTGGTGATGAATGGCGGCGTGATCGAACAGACGGGCCGCCCCGATCAGATCTATGACCACCCCGCCACGCCCTTCGTCGCGCGCTTTCTGGGGCTGACCGTCGAATTGCCGGTGACGATGCAGGCGGGCCGGGCGCAGGCGCCGGGCTTTGATCTGACGGCACTGGCCCGGCGCGCCCTTCCGGACGGTCCCGCGACGCTGTTCCTGCGCCCTGCCGATATCCGGCCCGTGGCCGATCCCGCCGCGCCGTTCCGCCTGACCGAGATCGCCTCGACCGGGGCCCTGCGGCGCATGGTCGCCGAAAATGACAGCGGCTGCCGCATCGAATCCGAACTGGCCCGCCGTGACTGTCAGGGGCTGGAAACCGGCATGCCGGTCAGCCTGTCGGCGCTGGCCGGACAGATCTTTTCCCGAACGGCATCGCCCGGCGCGACCGCGCCCTTTGCCGCAGATGACCATATACCGCACGCCCTCAAGGAGAACCGGCTGTGA
- a CDS encoding hydroxypyruvate isomerase family protein has translation MTAFSANLGFLWSDLPLPEAIRAAARAGFDAVECHWPYAFDPAEVRAALDQTGLVMLGLNTNRGQPGQNGLAALPGQEVAARAEIDRAIAYAREIDCGAIHVMAGFASGAEAEATFIRNLTHACRAAPDLTFLIEPLNHRDAPGYFLTGSDQARDLITRAGLPNLRLMFDCYHLQIMEGDISCRLETLLPLIGHIQIAAVPDRGPPDQGELDYRHVIRLLRDLGWDRPLGAEYRPEGATEASLGWLQTLRA, from the coding sequence GTGACGGCCTTTTCCGCCAATCTGGGCTTTCTCTGGTCCGATCTTCCGCTGCCTGAGGCGATCCGCGCCGCCGCGCGGGCAGGTTTCGACGCGGTCGAATGCCACTGGCCCTATGCCTTTGATCCGGCAGAGGTCAGGGCTGCGCTGGACCAGACCGGGCTGGTCATGCTTGGGCTGAACACCAATCGCGGCCAGCCCGGTCAGAACGGCCTTGCGGCGCTGCCGGGACAAGAGGTCGCGGCCCGGGCCGAGATCGACCGCGCCATCGCCTATGCCCGCGAAATCGACTGCGGCGCGATCCACGTCATGGCGGGTTTCGCCAGCGGGGCCGAGGCCGAGGCGACATTCATCCGCAACCTGACCCATGCCTGCCGCGCCGCGCCCGATCTGACCTTTCTGATCGAGCCGCTGAACCACCGCGACGCGCCGGGCTATTTCCTGACCGGCAGCGATCAGGCCCGCGATCTGATCACGCGCGCCGGGCTGCCTAATCTGCGGCTGATGTTCGATTGCTATCATCTGCAGATCATGGAAGGGGATATCTCGTGCAGGCTGGAAACGCTGTTGCCGCTGATCGGGCATATCCAGATCGCCGCGGTCCCCGACCGTGGCCCCCCTGATCAGGGAGAGCTGGATTACCGCCACGTGATCCGCTTGCTGCGCGATCTTGGCTGGGATCGCCCACTTGGCGCGGAATACCGTCCTGAGGGTGCGACCGAGGCATCGCTGGGCTGGCTTCAGACCCTGCGCGCCTGA
- a CDS encoding aldolase — protein sequence MSDESRLREKICDLARSMFDRGLTAGSTGNISARTADGGLLVSPTGTSFGRLDPARLSRFDARGNHVDGDRPTKEMPLHLAFYETRGRTAAVVHLHSCHAVALSALPGANADDFLPPITPYAFMQLGRVKLLPYFRPGDPAIGDAVRGLAGRRSAVMLANHGPVVAGLDLDGACNAIEELEATSRLALLLRGTTPDMLSPAQVDDLVRLHEIAWGDA from the coding sequence ATGAGCGACGAATCCCGCCTGCGCGAAAAGATCTGCGATCTGGCGCGCTCGATGTTCGATCGGGGGCTGACGGCGGGATCGACGGGCAATATCTCGGCCAGAACGGCGGATGGCGGGCTGCTGGTCTCGCCCACCGGCACCAGTTTCGGCCGGCTGGATCCGGCGCGACTGTCGCGCTTTGACGCCCGTGGGAACCATGTCGACGGCGACCGCCCGACCAAGGAAATGCCGCTGCATCTGGCCTTTTACGAGACGCGCGGGCGGACGGCGGCGGTGGTGCATCTGCATTCCTGCCACGCGGTCGCGCTGTCGGCCCTGCCGGGTGCGAATGCCGATGATTTCCTGCCGCCGATCACGCCCTATGCCTTCATGCAACTGGGCCGGGTCAAGCTGCTGCCCTATTTCCGGCCCGGCGATCCGGCAATCGGCGATGCGGTGCGCGGTCTGGCGGGCCGACGCTCTGCCGTGATGCTGGCCAATCACGGCCCGGTCGTCGCCGGTCTGGATCTGGACGGCGCCTGCAACGCCATCGAAGAGCTGGAGGCGACCTCGCGGCTGGCGCTGCTGCTGCGCGGCACAACGCCCGATATGCTGTCGCCCGCGCAGGTGGACGATCTGGTCAGGCTGCACGAGATCGCCTGGGGCGACGCGTGA
- the otnK gene encoding 3-oxo-tetronate kinase, with protein MLLGCIGDDFTGSSDLGNTLAKAGMRVVQYSGVPTGPADPDVEAGIVALKSRSLPVEEAVRLSLEALEWLQEQGCQQILFKYCSTFDSTPEGNIGPVAEALARELEADQVIFCPAFPAAGRTVYQGCLFVGDRLLNDSGMENHPLTPMTDPDLRRWLALQSTVGVGHVPAATVWQGADAVRDRIAAESDAGKPFVICDAIRDEDLLTLGAAADGAPLITGGSGIALGLPENFRRQGLLSPEPPVWEGQVGRVAVLSGSCSRATRGQVAHHIGLGEAALEIDPREVLAGTFGAMDAAEWVLGQDGAPLVFSSADPRTVRAVQAEYGTEEVAHALEEFFADLARYLVDGGVTRLITAGGETSGAVVEGLELGQLDIGPEIAPGVPAIRAGEDLVLALKSGNFGAEDFFDRAARMLGDEG; from the coding sequence ATGCTGCTTGGCTGTATCGGCGATGATTTCACCGGCTCTTCCGATCTGGGCAATACGCTGGCCAAGGCCGGGATGCGCGTGGTGCAATATAGCGGCGTCCCGACTGGCCCTGCGGATCCTGATGTCGAGGCCGGGATCGTCGCGTTGAAATCGCGGTCGCTGCCTGTGGAAGAGGCCGTGCGCCTGTCGCTTGAGGCGCTGGAATGGCTGCAGGAACAGGGCTGTCAGCAGATCCTGTTCAAATATTGCTCGACCTTCGATTCCACGCCCGAGGGGAATATCGGACCCGTGGCCGAGGCTTTGGCCCGCGAGTTGGAGGCCGATCAGGTGATCTTCTGCCCGGCCTTTCCGGCTGCGGGCCGAACGGTCTATCAGGGCTGCCTGTTCGTGGGTGACCGGCTGCTGAACGACAGCGGCATGGAAAACCACCCGCTGACGCCGATGACCGACCCGGATCTGCGCCGCTGGCTGGCCTTGCAAAGCACGGTGGGCGTGGGACATGTCCCCGCCGCGACCGTGTGGCAGGGGGCCGATGCCGTGCGCGACCGGATCGCGGCTGAATCGGATGCGGGCAAGCCCTTCGTGATCTGCGATGCGATCCGGGACGAGGATCTGCTGACCCTTGGTGCTGCCGCCGATGGCGCGCCGCTGATCACGGGCGGGTCGGGCATCGCGCTTGGGCTGCCGGAGAATTTTCGCCGTCAGGGCCTTTTGTCGCCAGAGCCGCCGGTCTGGGAGGGGCAGGTTGGCCGGGTCGCGGTGCTGTCAGGGTCATGTTCGCGCGCCACGCGCGGTCAGGTGGCGCATCATATCGGTCTGGGCGAAGCGGCGCTGGAGATTGACCCGCGCGAGGTTCTGGCCGGCACCTTTGGCGCGATGGATGCCGCCGAATGGGTTCTGGGTCAGGATGGGGCGCCGCTGGTCTTTTCCTCGGCCGATCCGCGCACGGTCCGCGCCGTTCAGGCGGAATATGGCACCGAAGAGGTCGCCCATGCGCTTGAGGAATTCTTTGCCGATCTGGCCCGCTATCTGGTCGATGGCGGCGTGACGCGGCTGATCACGGCAGGGGGCGAAACCTCTGGTGCCGTGGTCGAGGGGCTGGAACTTGGCCAGCTTGACATCGGGCCAGAGATCGCGCCGGGCGTGCCCGCGATCCGCGCCGGTGAAGATCTGGTTCTGGCGCTGAAATCCGGCAATTTCGGTGCCGAGGATTTCTTTGACCGCGCTGCCCGGATGCTGGGGGATGAGGGATGA
- a CDS encoding NAD(P)H-dependent oxidoreductase: protein MNHLRYFSGRDSRQVDCAMIGTGGFGRSFLAQARHVRGLACRIAVDRRVEIAADALQSVGVAPEMIAVCGDAASARSAWDEGKFIAADDLAVVADLPFDVVLEATGHPDAGARHAVLAIEADKHVIMVTKETDSVIGPILSRMAAQRGRVCSPVDGDQPSLLIGLATWADTIGLNLVAVGKASEYDMVFDPATDSITSNGQRVQVPGFGDWIEGRGCDWPAVAAARARLAAALPQRAVPDLCEMTVVANALGLRPDRADLHAPIARITEVADMMCAAVDGGLLAGAGRLDVFHCLRLPDEPSFAGGVFVTVNCEDQETWQMLREKGHVVARNGRTAMIGLPRHLLGLEAATSVFEAALLGVSSGADTPRPVIDLTAFAEADLPAGTLLRAEGHHHSIANVASRMTPARAIAADAPIPYYLAANRPLLRDIRAGQPILCGDVALDEGSDLLRLRRMQDVIAAEGWT, encoded by the coding sequence ATGAACCATCTGCGTTACTTCAGCGGGCGTGACAGCCGACAGGTCGATTGCGCCATGATCGGCACCGGCGGGTTCGGGCGCAGCTTTCTGGCGCAGGCGCGCCATGTGCGCGGCCTTGCCTGCCGCATCGCGGTGGACCGCCGGGTCGAGATCGCCGCCGATGCCTTGCAATCGGTCGGGGTCGCCCCGGAGATGATTGCCGTATGCGGTGACGCCGCCTCGGCCCGCAGCGCCTGGGACGAAGGCAAATTCATCGCAGCCGACGATCTGGCGGTGGTGGCGGATCTGCCCTTCGATGTCGTGCTGGAGGCGACGGGGCATCCCGATGCCGGGGCGCGGCATGCCGTTCTGGCGATCGAGGCCGACAAGCATGTGATCATGGTCACCAAGGAAACCGACAGCGTTATCGGGCCGATCCTGTCGCGTATGGCGGCCCAGCGGGGGCGTGTCTGTTCGCCGGTCGATGGCGATCAGCCCAGCCTGCTGATCGGGCTGGCGACATGGGCGGACACCATCGGGCTGAACCTGGTCGCGGTCGGCAAGGCCAGCGAATATGACATGGTCTTCGATCCGGCGACCGACAGCATCACCAGCAATGGCCAGCGGGTGCAGGTGCCGGGCTTCGGCGACTGGATCGAGGGCAGGGGGTGTGACTGGCCCGCCGTTGCCGCAGCGCGGGCCCGGCTTGCCGCCGCGTTGCCGCAACGCGCGGTGCCCGATCTGTGCGAGATGACGGTCGTCGCCAATGCCCTTGGCCTGCGCCCGGATCGCGCCGATCTGCATGCGCCCATCGCCCGGATCACCGAGGTCGCGGATATGATGTGCGCCGCAGTCGATGGCGGCCTGCTTGCGGGGGCGGGGCGGCTGGATGTGTTCCACTGTCTGCGCCTGCCGGACGAGCCCAGCTTTGCGGGCGGTGTCTTTGTCACCGTGAATTGCGAGGATCAGGAAACCTGGCAGATGCTGCGCGAGAAAGGGCATGTCGTGGCCCGAAATGGCCGGACCGCGATGATTGGCCTGCCGCGTCACCTGCTGGGGCTTGAGGCGGCGACCAGCGTCTTTGAAGCCGCGCTGCTGGGCGTCTCCTCGGGTGCGGATACGCCGCGCCCGGTGATCGACCTGACCGCCTTTGCCGAGGCCGATCTGCCTGCGGGCACCCTCTTGCGGGCCGAGGGGCATCACCACAGCATCGCGAATGTCGCGTCGCGCATGACGCCCGCCCGCGCGATCGCGGCGGATGCGCCGATCCCCTATTATCTGGCCGCGAACCGGCCCCTGCTGCGCGATATCCGCGCCGGTCAACCGATCCTCTGCGGCGATGTCGCGCTGGATGAGGGCTCGGATCTGTTGCGGCTGCGACGGATGCAGGATGTCATCGCCGCCGAAGGCTGGACTTGA
- a CDS encoding tripartite tricarboxylate transporter permease produces MSNFDLLMHGFSIAITPMHLMLMVAGVLMGLVVGVLPGLGAPNGVSLLIPLTFALDPTSAIILLSSMYWGALFGGSTTSILFNIPGEPSSVATTFDGYPMAQKGQSTRALTLAFMSAGIGALLGIIVITLLAGWASNFALKFGAPEYFAVYFLAFAAFIGMGSASPAKTLVSLSTGLILSTVGMDTITGEIRLTFGYDNLLSGVSFLVVVIGLFGIGELLSTVQEGLRFRGVSSRIDLRDVLRTMAELPRYWATSLRSGLIGIWMGITPGGPTAASFMSYGIARQASRKGEPFGTGRPEGIVAPETADHSAGTCAMLPMLALGVPSSATAAVMMGGLMIWGLTPGPMLFATKPDFVWGLIASMYISNIVGVILVLATVPMFAALLRIPFAIIGPIIVAICFVGAYTVSNSTFDLWLVLVFGLVGYMFNRLDYPLAPLVLAMVLGHKAENAFHQSMVLSDGSLAIFFSNPLVGGIMGLALALLILPKLLQLRGRLRRKPAVE; encoded by the coding sequence ATGAGCAATTTCGACCTGTTGATGCATGGTTTCAGCATCGCCATCACGCCGATGCATCTGATGCTGATGGTGGCGGGCGTGCTGATGGGGCTGGTTGTCGGCGTGCTGCCGGGACTGGGCGCGCCCAATGGGGTGTCGCTGCTGATCCCGCTGACCTTCGCGCTGGATCCCACATCCGCGATCATCCTGCTGTCCTCGATGTATTGGGGCGCGCTGTTTGGCGGCTCGACCACCTCGATCCTGTTCAATATCCCGGGTGAGCCAAGCTCGGTCGCGACGACATTCGACGGCTATCCGATGGCGCAAAAGGGGCAATCGACGCGGGCGCTGACGCTGGCCTTCATGTCGGCGGGGATCGGCGCGCTGCTGGGCATCATCGTGATCACCCTGCTGGCAGGATGGGCCTCGAATTTCGCGCTGAAATTCGGCGCGCCGGAATATTTCGCGGTCTATTTCCTGGCCTTCGCGGCCTTTATCGGCATGGGCAGCGCCTCGCCCGCCAAGACGCTGGTGTCGCTGAGCACGGGGCTGATCCTGTCCACCGTCGGCATGGACACGATCACCGGAGAGATCCGGCTGACCTTCGGCTATGACAACCTGCTGAGCGGGGTCAGCTTTCTGGTTGTGGTGATCGGGCTGTTCGGGATCGGCGAATTGCTGTCCACGGTGCAAGAGGGGCTGCGGTTCCGCGGTGTCTCGTCGCGCATTGATTTGCGCGATGTGCTGCGCACCATGGCGGAACTGCCGCGCTACTGGGCGACATCGCTGCGGTCGGGGCTGATCGGTATCTGGATGGGCATCACGCCGGGCGGGCCCACCGCCGCCTCTTTCATGAGCTATGGCATCGCGCGCCAGGCCTCGCGCAAGGGAGAGCCCTTCGGCACGGGGCGCCCCGAAGGCATCGTCGCCCCCGAAACCGCCGATCACAGCGCAGGCACCTGCGCGATGCTGCCGATGCTGGCGCTTGGGGTGCCGTCCTCGGCCACGGCGGCGGTGATGATGGGCGGGCTGATGATCTGGGGGCTGACCCCCGGTCCGATGCTGTTCGCGACCAAGCCCGATTTCGTCTGGGGCCTGATCGCCAGCATGTATATCTCGAATATCGTCGGGGTCATCCTTGTGCTGGCCACGGTGCCGATGTTCGCGGCGCTGCTGCGCATCCCCTTTGCCATTATCGGCCCGATCATCGTCGCGATCTGCTTTGTCGGGGCCTATACGGTGTCGAACTCGACCTTCGATCTGTGGCTGGTGCTGGTCTTCGGGCTGGTGGGCTATATGTTCAACCGGCTGGATTATCCGCTGGCGCCGCTGGTGCTGGCCATGGTGCTGGGCCACAAGGCGGAAAATGCCTTCCATCAGTCCATGGTGCTGTCGGACGGGTCGCTGGCGATCTTCTTCTCGAACCCGCTGGTGGGCGGGATCATGGGTCTGGCGCTGGCGCTGCTGATCCTGCCGAAGCTGCTGCAGTTGCGCGGCCGCCTGCGCCGCAAGCCTGCCGTCGAATAG
- a CDS encoding tripartite tricarboxylate transporter TctB family protein, which produces MTVKRFHAEIVTACLTGALGIAAVIGATELGWRWSERGPQPGYFPFYVGLILLGASLWNMGSAFVRHRRALAEGLEGAAVEEPFLDRDKVKRLGGFLGAMLAFVVATMWLGIYIGSAGYITYSAWRKGGYPLLLSLAIGFGFSVSLYVIFEVIFKIPLLKGPIEPMLGIY; this is translated from the coding sequence ATGACCGTCAAAAGATTTCACGCCGAGATTGTGACCGCATGTCTGACAGGTGCCCTGGGCATCGCGGCGGTCATCGGGGCGACAGAACTGGGGTGGCGCTGGTCCGAACGCGGTCCGCAACCGGGTTATTTTCCTTTCTATGTCGGATTGATCCTGCTGGGCGCCAGCCTGTGGAACATGGGCTCGGCTTTCGTCAGGCATCGCCGGGCGCTGGCAGAGGGCCTTGAGGGCGCTGCTGTCGAGGAACCGTTTCTGGATCGCGACAAGGTCAAGCGGCTTGGCGGGTTCCTGGGGGCGATGCTGGCCTTTGTCGTCGCGACGATGTGGCTGGGCATCTATATCGGATCGGCCGGGTACATCACCTATAGCGCCTGGCGAAAGGGCGGCTATCCGCTGCTGCTGTCGCTGGCCATCGGCTTTGGCTTCTCTGTCTCTCTCTACGTGATTTTCGAGGTGATCTTCAAAATCCCGCTGTTGAAGGGGCCGATCGAACCCATGCTGGGCATCTACTGA
- a CDS encoding tripartite tricarboxylate transporter substrate binding protein: MTKLKTALIAATAVMAAAPAIAQWEPNNRPIEFVVASGAGGGTDNFARTIQSVLSRDGIIDQSIVVLNKGGGSGAEAFLYAKQNRGDANKMIFGTNNVYLLPHVAKLAYTTDDMQPVAALALDEFLVWVKSDSPYQTVGDLIEAAKADPGQVVFGGSQSKDTDETLVALIEQKTGADFKYVPFNGGGEVGVQLAGGHVAANVNNPNENLGQWQAGAVRPLCVFAPERMAESEPVSGDMGWHDIPTCKESGLEIDSYRMPRTVWVPADLPEEAVAYYRDALQKVSESEAWQDYLTKTSQSGAFLTGDELQSFIDENESSTVAVFKAEGWTGE; encoded by the coding sequence ATGACCAAACTGAAAACCGCGCTGATCGCCGCAACCGCCGTCATGGCCGCAGCCCCCGCCATCGCGCAATGGGAGCCGAACAACCGTCCCATCGAATTCGTGGTGGCCTCGGGCGCCGGTGGCGGCACCGACAACTTTGCCCGCACCATCCAGTCGGTGCTGAGCCGCGACGGCATTATCGACCAGTCCATCGTCGTGCTGAACAAGGGCGGTGGATCGGGGGCCGAGGCATTCCTCTATGCCAAGCAGAATCGCGGCGATGCCAACAAGATGATCTTCGGCACCAATAATGTCTATCTGCTGCCGCATGTGGCCAAGCTGGCCTATACGACCGATGACATGCAGCCGGTCGCCGCGCTGGCGCTGGATGAGTTTCTGGTCTGGGTCAAGTCGGATTCGCCCTATCAGACCGTGGGTGATCTGATCGAGGCCGCCAAGGCCGATCCGGGCCAGGTCGTCTTCGGCGGCAGCCAGTCCAAGGATACCGACGAAACGCTTGTCGCGCTGATCGAACAGAAGACCGGCGCCGATTTCAAATATGTGCCCTTCAATGGCGGTGGTGAGGTCGGTGTGCAACTGGCCGGCGGCCATGTCGCCGCGAATGTGAACAATCCCAATGAAAATCTGGGACAATGGCAGGCCGGGGCGGTGCGTCCGCTTTGCGTCTTCGCGCCCGAGCGGATGGCCGAAAGCGAGCCGGTCAGCGGCGATATGGGCTGGCACGATATCCCGACCTGCAAGGAATCGGGGCTGGAGATCGACAGCTACCGCATGCCGCGCACCGTCTGGGTGCCCGCCGATCTGCCCGAAGAGGCCGTCGCCTATTACCGCGACGCGCTGCAGAAGGTCTCGGAATCCGAAGCCTGGCAGGATTACCTGACCAAGACCTCGCAATCGGGGGCCTTCCTGACCGGGGATGAGTTGCAATCCTTCATCGATGAGAATGAAAGCAGCACCGTGGCCGTCTTCAAGGCGGAAGGCTGGACCGGCGAATAA
- a CDS encoding 4-hydroxythreonine-4-phosphate dehydrogenase PdxA has translation MRLALAIGDAGGVGPELAAKLLSHPDMRDRDIIVVGDRSVLAMGADHAGVTLDLPVIGPDQVNGDLPSGPVLLDLANSPADGVVLGDSDAGNGGASLQNFAAVLRLARAGIADAAMFTPFNKHSMRLSRPSYVDEIGFIDATIDASRSGREFNVLEEVWNARVTSHIPLREVAGRLSVARILDSIRLTTEVMEGAGKKAPRIGVAALNPHAGDGRNFGDEDEDIIAPAVAAAVAEGLQAKGPIPSDTVFVRATRGEFDAVLTMYHDQGQIAMKLMGFDRGVTLIAGYGFPIVTPAHGTAFDIAGQGKADLGATLAAARLGFDLAKLNPAKARAQSLAEDWAIAPVAEPGMAAE, from the coding sequence ATGCGCCTTGCACTTGCCATCGGAGATGCCGGGGGCGTTGGCCCCGAACTGGCTGCCAAGCTGTTGAGCCACCCGGATATGCGGGATCGCGATATCATCGTGGTCGGGGATCGCAGCGTCCTGGCCATGGGCGCGGATCATGCCGGTGTGACCCTTGACCTGCCCGTCATCGGGCCGGATCAGGTCAATGGCGACCTGCCCTCTGGCCCGGTGCTGCTGGATCTTGCCAATAGCCCGGCGGACGGTGTGGTGCTGGGCGATTCCGATGCCGGAAATGGCGGCGCATCGCTGCAGAATTTCGCCGCCGTCTTGCGGCTGGCGCGGGCAGGGATCGCCGATGCGGCCATGTTCACGCCTTTCAACAAGCATTCCATGCGCCTGTCGCGCCCCAGCTATGTCGATGAGATCGGCTTTATCGACGCCACCATCGATGCCAGCCGCAGCGGGCGGGAATTCAACGTGCTGGAAGAGGTCTGGAACGCCCGTGTGACATCCCACATCCCGCTGCGCGAGGTGGCCGGACGGCTTAGCGTCGCGCGGATTCTGGACAGCATCCGCCTGACCACCGAGGTGATGGAGGGCGCGGGCAAGAAAGCCCCGCGGATCGGTGTCGCGGCGCTGAACCCGCATGCGGGCGACGGGCGCAATTTCGGGGATGAGGATGAGGATATCATCGCCCCAGCTGTCGCCGCCGCCGTGGCCGAGGGGCTGCAGGCAAAGGGGCCGATCCCCTCGGATACGGTCTTTGTGCGCGCGACACGCGGGGAATTCGACGCGGTGCTGACCATGTATCACGATCAGGGCCAGATCGCGATGAAGCTGATGGGCTTTGATCGCGGCGTCACGCTGATCGCGGGCTATGGCTTTCCCATCGTCACCCCGGCCCATGGTACCGCCTTTGACATTGCCGGGCAGGGCAAGGCGGATCTGGGCGCGACACTGGCCGCTGCCCGTTTGGGATTTGATCTGGCCAAACTGAACCCGGCCAAGGCCAGGGCACAGAGCCTGGCCGAGGATTGGGCGATTGCACCGGTCGCAGAACCGGGCATGGCGGCAGAATAA